In the genome of Staphylococcus durrellii, one region contains:
- a CDS encoding esterase family protein yields the protein MTEFQAGHINKIDFSSEILERDVTLSIYLPKDYTPLFKYKVIFCFDGKDFYSFGQIHRTYEKLREANKVERAIIVGFHYETVDKRRAEFHPQGERTPLTVKAMAKEILPYIDQNFPTFKVGNGRVLFGDSLAGSVALVTALSYPRIFSQVGVLSPQHDEVITELLERCQLKDNLSIWHAIGLEEEDFELPTNGKRANFLTPNRELNALLKTYNISYHYEEFDGGHRWKSWKPLLKDMMTYFLSDNISF from the coding sequence ATGACCGAATTTCAAGCAGGACATATAAATAAAATAGATTTTAGTAGTGAAATATTAGAAAGAGATGTTACATTATCTATTTACTTACCTAAGGACTATACACCGCTGTTTAAATACAAAGTAATATTTTGCTTTGATGGCAAGGATTTTTATAGTTTTGGTCAAATCCATAGAACTTATGAAAAGTTAAGAGAAGCCAACAAAGTTGAAAGGGCAATTATTGTAGGCTTTCATTATGAAACTGTAGATAAAAGAAGAGCAGAATTTCATCCACAAGGTGAAAGAACACCGTTGACTGTTAAAGCAATGGCAAAGGAAATACTACCTTATATCGATCAAAATTTCCCTACATTTAAAGTTGGAAACGGTCGTGTACTATTTGGAGATAGTCTAGCGGGTAGTGTAGCGTTAGTAACAGCACTGTCTTATCCAAGAATATTTAGCCAAGTGGGCGTATTAAGTCCTCAACACGATGAAGTTATTACCGAATTATTGGAGAGATGCCAACTTAAAGATAATCTATCAATTTGGCATGCTATAGGTTTAGAAGAAGAAGATTTTGAATTACCGACAAACGGTAAACGAGCTAATTTTTTAACTCCAAACAGAGAATTGAATGCGCTATTAAAAACTTATAATATTAGCTATCATTATGAAGAATTTGATGGGGGACACCGTTGGAAATCATGGAAGCCATTACTAAAAGATATGATGACTTATTTTTTATCAGATAATATTTCATTTTAA
- the cozEa gene encoding lipoteichoic acid biosynthesis protein CozEa, whose protein sequence is MLNKVWFRTGIGLIILFLIIKLIMEVHVIFLPFLIIMQSVLIPFILSGFLFYICLPFQKILEKNKVPRWGSITIIFIGLIIIIGIIVGIVGPLIVEQINNLIQQIPSLQHEVQNLINYALSQMERLPNDVTDRINKVVKSMGDNVTGILSNSLSYITSFISTLFLLIMVPFFLIYMLKDHERFIPFIGRLFKGDRKVFVVNLLKDLNETLKSYIQGQVTVSLILGLILYIGYSIVGLNYTLLLVMFAIVANMIPFLGPWMAFTPAAIISIIQGPSSFIWVCIITLIAQQLEGNVITPNVMGKSLNIHPLTIIVVILAAGNLGGFALILVAVPLYAVIKCIVRNVFNYRQKIVDKANSNVAD, encoded by the coding sequence ATGTTAAATAAGGTGTGGTTTAGAACGGGGATTGGTCTAATCATTCTGTTTCTAATCATCAAATTAATTATGGAAGTGCATGTCATTTTTCTACCTTTCTTAATTATCATGCAATCCGTACTGATACCATTTATACTTAGTGGTTTTTTATTTTATATTTGTTTACCGTTTCAAAAAATCTTGGAAAAAAATAAAGTCCCTAGATGGGGCAGTATAACGATCATCTTCATAGGCCTTATCATTATAATTGGTATCATCGTTGGCATCGTGGGACCACTTATCGTTGAACAAATCAACAACTTGATTCAACAAATTCCTTCTCTACAACATGAGGTACAAAATCTTATCAATTATGCATTGAGTCAAATGGAGCGATTACCAAATGATGTAACAGATAGAATTAACAAAGTTGTTAAATCGATGGGTGATAATGTAACTGGTATTTTATCAAATTCCTTAAGTTACATTACTTCATTTATTTCAACTTTATTCTTACTTATTATGGTTCCTTTTTTCTTAATTTATATGTTGAAAGACCACGAACGCTTTATTCCTTTTATCGGTAGATTATTCAAAGGGGATAGAAAAGTATTTGTAGTAAACTTGCTAAAAGACTTAAATGAGACTTTAAAATCATATATACAAGGTCAAGTAACAGTAAGTTTAATCTTAGGACTTATCCTTTATATTGGATATTCAATCGTTGGGCTAAATTACACATTATTACTTGTAATGTTTGCAATTGTTGCTAATATGATACCTTTCTTAGGACCTTGGATGGCATTCACGCCTGCTGCGATTATTTCTATTATTCAAGGACCAAGTTCATTTATATGGGTTTGTATTATCACTTTAATCGCTCAACAATTAGAAGGTAATGTTATTACACCAAATGTTATGGGTAAATCACTAAACATTCATCCGTTAACGATTATCGTAGTAATACTTGCTGCGGGTAACCTTGGAGGTTTTGCGCTCATATTAGTAGCAGTACCTTTATACGCAGTCATTAAATGTATTGTCAGAAATGTCTTTAACTATCGTCAGAAAATTGTCGATAAAGCGAATAGTAATGTAGCAGATTAA
- the mgtE gene encoding magnesium transporter, whose amino-acid sequence MYNENESVKLDDETVYDQELLDKLLLDNDIDEFRTEFLSMHTYEQSEYFEDSNDDIRQRIFEVLSPEEVADFFDQLEIDEEEYEELFDTMNATYASKVLEEMSYDNAVDIMNELSKQKLVSLLTLMNKEDAKEIKALLHYDEDTAGGIMTTEYISLKATMPVKEALIHVKDQAPDAETIYVIFAVNDDKKLIGVLSLRDLIIAENDAYIEDIMSERVISSNVAEDQEDVAQRMRDYDLIAMPVLDYQDHLLGIITIDDILDVMDEEASEDYSRLAGVSDVDATNDSVLKTATKRLPWLIILTFLGMITASILGSFEDTLSQVALLAAFIPIISGMSGNSGTQSLAVSVRNISTGEIDEKSKFKIALREAGSGLLSGFVCAIILVIIIIIIYRQPFLASIVGASLTIAMTVGTLVGSVIPLVMNKLKIDPAVASGPFITTINDIVSMLIYFGLATSFMSYLT is encoded by the coding sequence ATGTATAATGAAAATGAGTCAGTTAAATTAGATGATGAAACAGTTTATGATCAAGAGTTACTTGATAAATTATTATTAGATAATGATATAGATGAATTTAGAACTGAATTTTTATCTATGCATACATATGAACAAAGTGAGTACTTTGAGGATAGTAACGATGATATAAGGCAGCGTATATTTGAAGTCTTATCTCCAGAAGAAGTTGCAGATTTCTTCGATCAACTTGAAATCGATGAAGAAGAATATGAAGAACTATTTGATACTATGAATGCAACTTATGCAAGCAAAGTACTGGAAGAAATGTCATATGATAACGCAGTAGATATAATGAATGAACTATCCAAACAAAAATTAGTTAGTTTATTGACTTTAATGAATAAAGAAGATGCAAAAGAAATTAAAGCTTTATTACATTATGATGAAGATACTGCCGGTGGTATTATGACCACTGAGTACATTTCTTTAAAGGCAACTATGCCAGTTAAAGAAGCACTTATTCATGTCAAAGATCAAGCACCGGATGCTGAAACAATTTATGTAATTTTTGCGGTGAATGATGACAAAAAATTAATTGGCGTCTTGTCATTAAGAGACTTAATCATCGCTGAAAATGATGCTTATATAGAAGATATAATGAGCGAACGTGTCATTAGTTCTAATGTTGCAGAGGACCAAGAAGATGTTGCACAAAGAATGAGAGATTATGACTTAATTGCTATGCCAGTTTTAGATTATCAAGATCATTTACTAGGGATTATCACAATTGATGATATTTTAGACGTAATGGATGAAGAAGCTAGTGAAGACTATTCACGTCTAGCAGGTGTTTCTGACGTCGATGCAACGAATGATTCAGTTTTAAAAACGGCGACCAAACGTTTGCCGTGGTTAATTATTTTAACTTTCCTAGGAATGATAACGGCATCAATATTAGGCTCATTTGAAGATACATTGTCACAAGTAGCATTATTAGCTGCGTTTATTCCAATCATTAGTGGCATGTCTGGTAACTCTGGTACACAGTCGCTTGCTGTTTCTGTACGTAATATTTCTACAGGAGAAATCGATGAAAAAAGTAAATTCAAGATTGCTTTGAGAGAAGCTGGAAGTGGCTTGTTGAGTGGCTTTGTATGTGCAATTATTTTAGTGATAATTATAATTATAATTTATAGACAACCATTTTTAGCAAGTATTGTCGGTGCTAGTTTAACTATTGCTATGACAGTAGGCACATTAGTTGGATCTGTTATACCACTAGTAATGAATAAATTGAAAATTGACCCAGCGGTAGCTAGTGGTCCATTTATCACAACGATAAATGATATTGTAAGTATGCTAATCTATTTCGGTTTAGCAACATCATTTATGTCTTATTTAACTTAA
- a CDS encoding monovalent cation:proton antiporter family protein — protein sequence MEFLSLVIVVLAAFFTPILVNRLRINFIPVVVAEIVMGIIIGHSFLNLVEKDAMLNILSTLGFIFLMFLSGLEIDFKAFKKKSTNNDGSDHEQPKVPGHFQLAITVFMLIMVVSIILAYLFKWFGLIDDVLLMVIIISTISLGVVVPTLKEMNIMRTTIGQFILLVAVLADLVTMILLTAYGAIHATGSGSLWLLGILLIFAIIFYFLGGIFKRAKFLQKLMDGTTQIGIRAVFALIILLVALAEGVGAENILGAFIAGVIVSLLGPDEDLVDKLDSFGYGFFIPIFFIMVGVDLNIPSLIKEPSILIIIPILLIAFLVSKLIPVFYIRRWFDQKTTISSAFLLTSTLSLVIASAKIAEQLHTITPEISGILILSAVIACLIVPIIFKKLFPIPDEVTKRIEVSMIGKNQLTIPIAQNLASNLYQVSLYYRTDLSDQRKLADEISMIEIADYESEILDRLGLFKRNIVVCSTNDDEINRKVALMAKEKGVERVICRLEASSEDEELHKQGIEVFSSYMSNKILLKGLIETPNMLNLLSNVETSLYEIAMLNHQYDQIQLRNFPFDGDIIFVRIIRNNESIVPHGDTQLRYRDRLIVTGSKEYVDELKRELELYF from the coding sequence ATGGAGTTTTTATCACTCGTTATCGTTGTATTAGCAGCATTTTTTACACCGATTCTTGTAAATCGACTTAGAATTAATTTTATACCTGTGGTAGTTGCCGAAATCGTCATGGGTATTATTATAGGTCACTCATTTTTGAATTTAGTTGAAAAGGATGCCATGTTAAACATTTTATCAACGTTAGGATTTATCTTTTTAATGTTTTTAAGCGGTTTAGAAATAGATTTTAAAGCTTTTAAAAAGAAATCAACGAATAATGACGGAAGTGACCATGAACAACCCAAAGTACCGGGTCATTTCCAATTGGCTATTACAGTTTTTATGTTAATCATGGTCGTATCAATTATTTTAGCTTATTTATTTAAATGGTTTGGACTTATCGATGATGTATTATTAATGGTTATTATTATTTCTACAATATCGTTAGGTGTTGTTGTACCTACGTTAAAAGAAATGAATATTATGCGAACGACAATTGGACAATTTATATTATTAGTTGCTGTCTTAGCAGATTTAGTAACGATGATATTATTAACTGCTTATGGAGCGATTCACGCTACAGGTAGTGGGTCATTATGGCTTTTAGGTATTTTACTTATATTTGCTATAATATTTTATTTCCTTGGTGGAATATTTAAGCGAGCAAAATTTTTACAAAAGTTAATGGACGGTACGACCCAAATTGGTATTAGAGCCGTTTTTGCCCTTATTATTTTATTAGTTGCGCTTGCAGAAGGCGTTGGAGCTGAAAATATTTTAGGTGCCTTTATCGCAGGTGTGATTGTTTCGCTACTCGGCCCTGATGAAGATTTAGTCGACAAACTAGACTCATTTGGATATGGTTTCTTTATTCCCATATTTTTCATTATGGTCGGTGTAGATCTTAATATTCCGTCGCTTATTAAAGAACCATCGATATTAATTATTATACCGATACTACTTATTGCATTTTTAGTATCAAAACTCATTCCTGTATTTTATATTCGACGTTGGTTTGATCAAAAGACGACGATTTCTTCAGCGTTCCTATTAACATCAACATTGTCGCTTGTAATTGCTTCGGCAAAAATTGCTGAACAACTACATACAATTACGCCCGAAATATCTGGTATCTTAATCTTAAGTGCAGTTATTGCTTGTTTAATTGTGCCAATTATCTTCAAAAAATTATTTCCTATACCTGATGAGGTGACCAAGCGTATTGAAGTAAGTATGATAGGGAAAAATCAATTGACGATACCCATTGCACAAAACCTTGCTTCCAATCTATATCAAGTATCACTTTATTATCGAACTGATTTAAGCGATCAACGCAAATTGGCAGATGAAATATCAATGATTGAAATTGCTGATTATGAATCTGAAATATTAGACAGACTTGGCTTGTTCAAACGAAATATCGTTGTTTGTTCTACAAATGATGATGAAATAAATAGAAAAGTCGCTTTAATGGCTAAAGAAAAAGGTGTTGAACGTGTAATATGTCGCTTAGAGGCTAGTTCAGAAGATGAAGAACTGCATAAACAAGGTATTGAAGTATTTAGTAGTTACATGAGTAATAAAATCTTACTTAAAGGTTTAATCGAAACACCAAATATGCTTAACTTACTCAGTAATGTAGAAACTTCATTATATGAAATAGCTATGTTGAACCATCAGTATGATCAAATACAATTACGTAATTTCCCATTCGATGGTGATATTATTTTCGTACGTATTATTAGAAATAATGAATCAATCGTGCCACATGGTGATACTCAATTACGTTATCGTGATAGATTGATTGTTACAGGTTCTAAAGAATATGTTGATGAATTGAAACGTGAGCTAGAATTATATTTTTAA
- the ltaA gene encoding lipoteichoic acid biosynthesis MFS flippase LtaA, producing MQNSSLNNFKQSNNFIIMLVILFLMEFARGMYILSYLSLLPTATTIAVGITSTAISIHFISDAATNFVIGFLLKRFGSKIVLTSGFLLAFISLFLVIWLPTNPIVLIVSAMLLGIAVSPIWVIMLASVDEKNRGKQMGYVYFSWLLGLLVGMITMNLIFKFDPTNFAFMMSFVVLIAWILYYFVKIRLTNYNTRPISQQLGQIADVTKKHLILFPGILLQGASITALVPILPIYATKVVGVSTVEYTVAIVIGGIGCAISMLFLSKIIDNNGKVFMYAMIFGGFVLYAIMIFALSLITNIYIVWGLAIFIGLMYGLLLPAWNTFMASHINPDEQEETWGVFNSIQGFGSMIGPIVGGLIKEFTKSVNNTFYFSAAVFLLLAIFYGYYFMINKKKQQY from the coding sequence ATGCAAAATTCTTCGTTAAATAATTTTAAACAAAGTAACAATTTTATTATTATGCTCGTTATCTTATTTTTAATGGAATTTGCACGTGGCATGTATATATTAAGCTATTTATCATTGCTACCCACTGCAACTACTATAGCAGTAGGTATTACATCTACTGCTATTTCTATTCATTTTATTTCAGATGCCGCCACTAATTTTGTTATTGGCTTTTTATTAAAAAGGTTTGGATCAAAAATTGTCTTAACCTCTGGCTTTTTATTAGCCTTTATTAGTTTATTTTTAGTTATCTGGTTACCTACGAATCCAATCGTCCTAATAGTAAGTGCAATGTTACTAGGTATCGCTGTTAGCCCTATTTGGGTAATTATGCTAGCTAGCGTGGACGAAAAAAATCGCGGTAAACAAATGGGTTATGTTTATTTCTCATGGTTGTTAGGCTTACTCGTTGGTATGATTACTATGAATTTAATATTTAAATTTGATCCAACAAACTTTGCGTTTATGATGTCTTTTGTCGTCTTAATCGCATGGATTTTATATTATTTCGTTAAAATAAGACTTACAAATTACAATACACGGCCTATATCTCAACAATTAGGACAAATCGCCGACGTAACGAAGAAGCATTTAATTTTATTTCCTGGTATTTTACTTCAAGGGGCTTCCATAACTGCCTTGGTTCCTATTTTACCTATCTATGCTACAAAAGTTGTTGGCGTTTCTACTGTCGAATATACTGTAGCTATCGTTATTGGTGGTATTGGTTGTGCGATTTCAATGTTATTTTTATCTAAAATCATTGATAATAATGGAAAAGTATTTATGTATGCTATGATTTTTGGTGGCTTTGTCTTATACGCCATCATGATTTTCGCACTTTCTTTAATCACTAATATTTATATTGTATGGGGATTAGCTATCTTTATTGGCTTAATGTATGGTCTATTACTACCTGCATGGAACACTTTTATGGCTTCTCACATTAATCCTGATGAACAGGAAGAAACTTGGGGCGTGTTCAATAGTATTCAAGGTTTTGGCTCTATGATAGGACCTATTGTTGGTGGGCTAATTAAAGAATTTACCAAAAGTGTTAATAATACATTTTATTTCTCTGCCGCAGTCTTTTTATTACTGGCAATTTTTTATGGCTATTACTTCATGATAAATAAGAAAAAACAACAATATTAA
- a CDS encoding YjcG family protein encodes MILGLALIPSKTLQDEVNAYRKRYDSHYATIMPHITVKGHFTIDDSEYEAVKEDVKKRIEGSPAIDVHATKASTFAPTTNVIYFKVEKTEALQQLFDKFNTEDFYGEAEHPFVPHFTIAQGLTSQEFEDIYGQLKLAGIDYKETIEELSLVKYNDAEEKWEVEETFNLA; translated from the coding sequence ATGATTTTAGGATTAGCATTAATTCCGTCAAAAACATTGCAAGATGAAGTAAACGCATACAGAAAGCGCTATGACTCTCATTATGCGACTATTATGCCACACATTACTGTAAAGGGACATTTTACTATCGATGATAGTGAATATGAAGCGGTAAAAGAGGACGTTAAAAAAAGAATTGAAGGTAGTCCAGCAATCGATGTACATGCGACTAAAGCATCTACTTTTGCGCCAACTACAAACGTAATTTACTTCAAAGTTGAAAAAACTGAGGCTTTACAACAATTGTTTGATAAATTTAATACTGAAGATTTTTATGGGGAAGCAGAGCATCCATTTGTGCCACATTTTACAATTGCACAAGGCTTAACTAGCCAAGAATTTGAAGACATATATGGCCAGTTAAAATTAGCTGGTATCGATTATAAAGAAACAATTGAAGAATTATCATTAGTTAAATACAATGACGCTGAAGAAAAATGGGAAGTCGAAGAAACATTTAATTTGGCTTAA
- the fabI gene encoding enoyl-ACP reductase FabI → MISLENKTFVIMGIANKRSIGFGVAKVLDNLGANLVFTYRKERSKKELEKLVNQLNQKQLHMYQVDVQNDEDVVNGFAQIGQKVGNIDGVYHSIAFGNVEDLRGRFSDTSRDGFLLAQDISSYSLTIVSREAKKLMPEGGSIVATTYIGGEYAVQNYNVMGVAKASLEANVRYLAADLGGDNIRVNAISAGPIRTLSAKGVGGFNTILKEIEERAPLKRNVDQEEVGKTAAYLLSDFSSGVTGENIHVDSGFHAIK, encoded by the coding sequence ATGATTAGTTTAGAAAACAAAACTTTCGTCATTATGGGTATTGCAAATAAACGTAGTATTGGTTTTGGCGTAGCAAAAGTTTTAGACAATTTAGGTGCAAATTTAGTTTTTACTTACCGTAAAGAACGTAGTAAAAAAGAATTAGAAAAATTAGTCAATCAACTTAATCAAAAACAATTACATATGTACCAAGTTGACGTGCAAAATGACGAAGACGTTGTTAATGGCTTTGCTCAAATAGGTCAAAAAGTAGGCAACATCGATGGTGTTTATCACTCAATCGCTTTTGGTAATGTTGAAGACCTACGTGGACGTTTTTCAGATACATCTAGAGACGGCTTTCTTTTAGCTCAAGACATTAGTTCATATTCATTAACTATTGTTAGTAGAGAAGCTAAAAAATTAATGCCTGAAGGTGGTAGTATTGTGGCTACTACGTACATCGGTGGAGAATACGCAGTTCAAAACTATAACGTTATGGGTGTTGCAAAAGCAAGCTTAGAAGCCAACGTGCGTTACTTAGCTGCTGATTTAGGCGGCGACAATATTCGTGTTAATGCTATTTCTGCCGGTCCAATTCGTACATTAAGTGCGAAAGGTGTAGGTGGTTTTAATACAATACTAAAAGAAATTGAAGAACGTGCACCGTTAAAAAGAAATGTAGACCAAGAAGAAGTTGGTAAAACTGCAGCTTATTTATTAAGTGATTTCTCAAGTGGTGTAACTGGAGAAAATATTCATGTAGATAGTGGTTTCCACGCAATTAAATAA
- a CDS encoding alanine/glycine:cation symporter family protein, protein MLENFVTWLNDIVWSKALVYGLLITGILFSLMMRFFQVRHFKEMIRLMFQGEKSPTGISSFQAIALSLAGRVGTGNIVGVSTAIFIGGPGAIFWMWATSFLGASSAFIESTLGQIYKREEKGEYRGGPAFYIEYGIKGKVGKIYGLIFAIVTVISVGLLLPGVQSNAIASSMKNAFGLNPWIIAVVLAIILALIIFGGIKWIANAATAIVPFMAIAYILMAVVIIFFNIEQVPALFALIFKSAFGMEAAFGGIVGAMIEIGVKRGLYSNEAGQGTGPHAASAAEVSHPAKQGLVQAFSVYVDTLFVCTATGLIILLSGTYNVTDGGTTSSGGPRLIENRGIFQPMSDGGKDYSGTAMYAQAGIDKAFQGSGFHFDPNFSGIGSYFIAIALFFFAFTTILAYYYIAETNITYLTRNRKDSTTLLWINVTRIVLIAATVFGTVKTAEAAWGMGDLGVGLMAWLNIIAIWIMHKPATNALKDYEQQMKKLGSGKKAIYKPDPQKLPNAVFWLYDYPNRLKKESNQK, encoded by the coding sequence ATGTTAGAAAATTTTGTTACCTGGTTAAACGATATCGTTTGGAGTAAAGCTCTTGTATATGGATTGTTAATTACAGGTATACTCTTTTCATTGATGATGCGTTTTTTTCAAGTCAGACATTTTAAAGAAATGATTCGCTTAATGTTTCAAGGGGAAAAATCGCCAACAGGTATTTCTAGTTTCCAAGCAATCGCTTTGTCATTAGCAGGTCGTGTAGGAACTGGTAATATCGTCGGCGTTTCTACAGCCATCTTTATAGGGGGGCCAGGGGCCATATTTTGGATGTGGGCAACGTCATTCCTTGGTGCAAGTAGTGCATTTATAGAGTCTACACTAGGTCAAATATACAAACGTGAAGAAAAAGGCGAATATCGTGGTGGACCTGCATTTTATATCGAGTATGGTATTAAAGGCAAAGTAGGTAAAATATACGGTTTGATTTTTGCTATTGTAACGGTAATTTCTGTAGGTTTATTACTGCCAGGCGTTCAATCAAATGCCATTGCTAGTTCAATGAAAAATGCTTTTGGCTTGAACCCATGGATTATCGCAGTAGTATTAGCAATAATTTTAGCTTTAATTATTTTCGGTGGTATTAAATGGATTGCTAATGCAGCTACAGCTATCGTACCTTTTATGGCAATCGCTTATATTTTAATGGCAGTTGTCATTATCTTCTTTAACATAGAACAAGTTCCGGCATTGTTCGCATTGATTTTCAAATCTGCTTTCGGTATGGAAGCGGCATTTGGTGGTATCGTTGGTGCAATGATAGAAATTGGTGTTAAACGAGGCCTTTACTCTAATGAAGCAGGACAAGGTACCGGTCCACATGCAGCTTCTGCTGCTGAGGTTTCTCACCCTGCTAAACAAGGTTTAGTTCAAGCATTTTCAGTCTATGTAGATACGCTATTTGTTTGTACGGCGACGGGGCTTATTATATTATTATCGGGTACATATAATGTTACTGATGGCGGGACTACGAGTAGTGGTGGGCCAAGATTAATTGAGAATAGAGGGATTTTCCAACCAATGAGTGATGGTGGGAAAGATTATTCAGGAACGGCAATGTATGCCCAAGCAGGTATCGACAAAGCATTCCAAGGTAGTGGTTTCCATTTTGACCCTAATTTCTCAGGTATCGGTTCATACTTTATTGCAATAGCATTGTTCTTCTTTGCATTTACAACTATATTAGCGTATTACTATATTGCTGAAACCAACATCACTTATCTCACGCGTAATAGGAAGGATTCAACCACATTATTATGGATAAATGTTACACGAATTGTCTTGATAGCTGCTACAGTGTTTGGAACGGTTAAAACGGCAGAGGCAGCATGGGGCATGGGGGATTTAGGTGTAGGTTTGATGGCATGGTTAAATATTATTGCAATTTGGATAATGCACAAACCAGCTACTAATGCACTCAAAGATTATGAACAGCAAATGAAAAAATTGGGTAGTGGTAAAAAAGCCATATACAAACCAGATCCCCAAAAATTACCAAATGCAGTATTTTGGCTTTATGATTATCCTAATCGCTTAAAAAAAGAAAGTAATCAAAAATAG
- a CDS encoding diglucosyl diacylglycerol synthase, translated as MVTQKKKLLIITGSFGNGHLQVTQSVVNELNAMKLENLTVIEHDLFLEAHPILTSICKKWYINSFKYFRNMYKNFYYSRPEELDKCFYKYYGLNKLINLLLKEKPDLILVTFPTPVMSVLTEQFNINIPIATVMTDYRMHKNWITPHSERYYLATEDLKDEFTSIGIPKHNIKVTGIPIADKFESSIDKEQWLAQNGLDPIKPTILMSAGAFGVSKGFDQMIREMLQQSPHSQIVMICGKSKELKRNLAAQFKNYDNVLILGYTQHMNEWMASSQLMITKPGGITISEALTRQIPMVFLNPAPGQELENAHYFTDKGYGKIAYTPNEAINIVADLTNHPEQLASMSKHMDESRVSYSTYKLCRDLLDLLHHSTQYEEVYGKVPLYAKFFVK; from the coding sequence ATGGTTACTCAAAAGAAAAAATTGTTAATAATTACTGGTTCCTTTGGTAATGGCCATTTACAAGTTACACAAAGTGTTGTCAATGAACTAAATGCGATGAAGCTTGAAAACTTAACAGTCATTGAACATGATTTGTTTTTAGAAGCTCACCCGATATTAACTTCTATATGTAAAAAATGGTATATTAATAGTTTTAAGTATTTCAGAAATATGTATAAAAACTTTTATTACAGTAGACCGGAAGAATTAGATAAATGTTTTTATAAATATTATGGTTTAAATAAATTAATCAATTTATTATTAAAAGAAAAACCTGATTTAATTTTAGTAACATTTCCGACGCCTGTTATGTCAGTGTTAACTGAACAATTTAATATTAATATTCCTATTGCAACTGTAATGACTGATTACAGAATGCATAAAAATTGGATTACACCACATTCAGAAAGATATTATTTGGCTACTGAGGATTTAAAAGATGAATTTACCTCTATCGGTATTCCGAAGCATAATATAAAAGTTACTGGCATTCCTATTGCAGACAAATTCGAATCATCTATCGACAAAGAACAATGGTTAGCACAAAATGGATTAGATCCAATTAAACCGACTATCTTAATGTCTGCTGGTGCTTTCGGTGTATCTAAAGGTTTTGATCAAATGATTAGAGAAATGTTGCAGCAGAGCCCTCATTCACAAATCGTTATGATTTGTGGTAAAAGTAAAGAATTAAAGCGTAACCTTGCAGCGCAATTTAAAAATTATGATAATGTTTTAATATTAGGATACACTCAACATATGAATGAATGGATGGCATCCAGTCAATTAATGATTACTAAGCCGGGTGGTATCACTATTTCTGAAGCATTGACACGTCAGATTCCGATGGTATTTTTAAATCCTGCACCAGGTCAAGAACTTGAAAACGCACATTATTTTACTGACAAAGGTTATGGTAAAATCGCCTACACACCAAATGAGGCAATTAACATTGTTGCTGACTTAACTAATCATCCAGAACAATTAGCTTCAATGTCTAAACATATGGATGAGTCACGTGTGAGTTATTCAACTTACAAATTATGCCGTGATTTATTAGATTTATTACATCATTCTACACAATATGAAGAAGTGTATGGAAAGGTACCTTTATATGCAAAATTCTTCGTTAAATAA